In a genomic window of Lepisosteus oculatus isolate fLepOcu1 chromosome 5, fLepOcu1.hap2, whole genome shotgun sequence:
- the fem1b gene encoding protein fem-1 homolog B isoform X3, whose product MRHANVNHTTVTNSTPLRAACFDGRLDIVRYLVENNADIGIANKYDNTCLMIAAYKGHTDVVRFLLERGADPNAKAHCGATALHFAAEAGHLDIVKELVRCEAAMVVNGHGMTPLKVAAESCKADVVELLLSHSDCDRESRIEALELLGASFANDRENYDILKTYHYLYLAMLERYRDSANVIAKEVLPPIEAYGGRGECRTPRELEVIRQDRDALHMEGLIVRERILGSDNIDVSHPIIYRGAVYADSMEFEQCIRLWLHALQLRQKGSRNTHKDLLRFAQVFSQMIHLNEPVRAPDVEEVLRCSVVEIERSMARVQGSPEAELHTALDNYESNVFTFLYLVCISTKTQCSEEERARINKQIYNLIQLDPRSREGSSLLHLAINSNTPVDDFHTNDVCSFPSAQVTKLLLDCGAQVNAVDNEGNSPLHIIVQYNRPISDFLTLHSIIISLVEAGAHTDMTNKQKKTPLDKSTTGVSEILLKTQMKMSLKCLAARAVRLHHISYKNQIPKTLEEFVEFH is encoded by the coding sequence ATGCGCCACGCCAACGTGAACCACACCACCGTGACCAACTCCACGCCCCTGCGCGCGGCCTGCTTCGACGGCCGGCTGGACATCGTGCGCTACCTGGTGGAGAACAACGCGGACATCGGCATCGCCAACAAGTACGACAACACCTGCCTGATGATCGCGGCCTACAAGGGCCACACGGACGTGGTGCGCTTCCTGCTGGAGCGCGGCGCCGACCCCAACGCCAAGGCGCACTGCGGGGCCACGGCCCTGCACTTCGCGGCCGAGGCCGGGCACCTGGACATCGTGAAGGAGCTGGTGCGCTGCGAGGCCGCCATGGTGGTCAACGGGCACGGGATGACGCCTCTGAAGGTGGCGGCCGAGAGCTGCAAAGCGGACGTGGTGGAGCTCCTGCTCTCGCACTCCGACTGCGACCGCGAGAGCCGGATCGAGGCCCTGGAGCTGCTGGGGGCCTCCTTCGCCAACGACCGCGAGAACTACGACATCCTCAAGACTTACCACTACCTGTACCTGGCCATGCTGGAGCGGTACCGGGACTCTGCCAACGTCATTGCCAAGGAGGTGCTGCCCCCCATCGAGGCGTACGGGGGGCGCGGCGAGTGCCGCACCCCGCGCGAGCTGGAGGTCATCCGGCAGGACCGTGATGCCTTGCACATGGAGGGGCTGATCGTGCGGGAGCGCATCCTGGGCTCCGACAACATCGACGTCTCGCACCCCATCATCTACCGCGGTGCCGTCTACGCGGACAGCATGGAGTTCGAGCAGTGCATCAGGCTGTGGCTGCACGCGCTGCAGCTGCGGCAGAAGGGCAGCCGCAACACCCACAAGGACCTGCTGCGCTTCGCCCAGGTCTTCTCGCAGATGATCCACCTGAACGAGCCCGTGCGGGCGCCCGACGTGGAGGAGGTGCTGCGCTGCAGCGTGGTGGAGATCGAGCGCAGCATGGCGCGCGTGCAGGGCTCCCCCGAGGCCGAGCTGCACACCGCCCTGGACAACTACGAGTCCAACGTCTTCACCTTCCTCTACCTGGTGTGCATCTCGACCAAGACGCAGTGCAGCGAGGAGGAGCGGGCGCGCATCAACAAGCAGATCTACAACCTGATCCAGCTGGACCCTCGCTCCCGGGAAGGCTCCTCCCTGCTGCACCTGGCCATCAACTCCAACACCCCCGTGGACGACTTCCACACCAACGACGTGTGCAGCTTCCCCAGCGCCCAGGTCACCAAGCTGCTGCtggactgcggcgcgcaggtcAACGCAGTGGACAACGAGGGCAACAGCCCCCTGCACATCATCGTGCAGTACAACCGGCCCATCAGCGACTTCCTCACCCTGCACTCCATCATCATCAGCCTGGTGGAGGCGGGCGCCCACACTGACATGACCAACAAGCAGAAGAAAACGCCGCTGGACAAGAGCACCACGGGCGTCTCCGAGATCCTCCTCAAGACTCAGATGAAGATGAGCCTCAAGTGCCTGGCCGCCCGCGCCGTGCGGCTCCATCACATCAGCTACAAAAACCAGATCCCCAAAACCCTGGAGGAGTTCGTGGAGTTCCACTGA
- the fem1b gene encoding protein fem-1 homolog B isoform X2 has product MASYVIDGATALWCAAGAGHFEVVRLLVMRHANVNHTTVTNSTPLRAACFDGRLDIVRYLVENNADIGIANKYDNTCLMIAAYKGHTDVVRFLLERGADPNAKAHCGATALHFAAEAGHLDIVKELVRCEAAMVVNGHGMTPLKVAAESCKADVVELLLSHSDCDRESRIEALELLGASFANDRENYDILKTYHYLYLAMLERYRDSANVIAKEVLPPIEAYGGRGECRTPRELEVIRQDRDALHMEGLIVRERILGSDNIDVSHPIIYRGAVYADSMEFEQCIRLWLHALQLRQKGSRNTHKDLLRFAQVFSQMIHLNEPVRAPDVEEVLRCSVVEIERSMARVQGSPEAELHTALDNYESNVFTFLYLVCISTKTQCSEEERARINKQIYNLIQLDPRSREGSSLLHLAINSNTPVDDFHTNDVCSFPSAQVTKLLLDCGAQVNAVDNEGNSPLHIIVQYNRPISDFLTLHSIIISLVEAGAHTDMTNKQKKTPLDKSTTGVSEILLKTQMKMSLKCLAARAVRLHHISYKNQIPKTLEEFVEFH; this is encoded by the exons ATGGCCAG CTATGTGATCGATGGTGCCACGGCGCTGTGGTGCGCCGCAGGGGCAGGGCACTTCGAGGTGGTGCGCTTGCTGGTGATGCGCCACGCCAACGTGAACCACACCACCGTGACCAACTCCACGCCCCTGCGCGCGGCCTGCTTCGACGGCCGGCTGGACATCGTGCGCTACCTGGTGGAGAACAACGCGGACATCGGCATCGCCAACAAGTACGACAACACCTGCCTGATGATCGCGGCCTACAAGGGCCACACGGACGTGGTGCGCTTCCTGCTGGAGCGCGGCGCCGACCCCAACGCCAAGGCGCACTGCGGGGCCACGGCCCTGCACTTCGCGGCCGAGGCCGGGCACCTGGACATCGTGAAGGAGCTGGTGCGCTGCGAGGCCGCCATGGTGGTCAACGGGCACGGGATGACGCCTCTGAAGGTGGCGGCCGAGAGCTGCAAAGCGGACGTGGTGGAGCTCCTGCTCTCGCACTCCGACTGCGACCGCGAGAGCCGGATCGAGGCCCTGGAGCTGCTGGGGGCCTCCTTCGCCAACGACCGCGAGAACTACGACATCCTCAAGACTTACCACTACCTGTACCTGGCCATGCTGGAGCGGTACCGGGACTCTGCCAACGTCATTGCCAAGGAGGTGCTGCCCCCCATCGAGGCGTACGGGGGGCGCGGCGAGTGCCGCACCCCGCGCGAGCTGGAGGTCATCCGGCAGGACCGTGATGCCTTGCACATGGAGGGGCTGATCGTGCGGGAGCGCATCCTGGGCTCCGACAACATCGACGTCTCGCACCCCATCATCTACCGCGGTGCCGTCTACGCGGACAGCATGGAGTTCGAGCAGTGCATCAGGCTGTGGCTGCACGCGCTGCAGCTGCGGCAGAAGGGCAGCCGCAACACCCACAAGGACCTGCTGCGCTTCGCCCAGGTCTTCTCGCAGATGATCCACCTGAACGAGCCCGTGCGGGCGCCCGACGTGGAGGAGGTGCTGCGCTGCAGCGTGGTGGAGATCGAGCGCAGCATGGCGCGCGTGCAGGGCTCCCCCGAGGCCGAGCTGCACACCGCCCTGGACAACTACGAGTCCAACGTCTTCACCTTCCTCTACCTGGTGTGCATCTCGACCAAGACGCAGTGCAGCGAGGAGGAGCGGGCGCGCATCAACAAGCAGATCTACAACCTGATCCAGCTGGACCCTCGCTCCCGGGAAGGCTCCTCCCTGCTGCACCTGGCCATCAACTCCAACACCCCCGTGGACGACTTCCACACCAACGACGTGTGCAGCTTCCCCAGCGCCCAGGTCACCAAGCTGCTGCtggactgcggcgcgcaggtcAACGCAGTGGACAACGAGGGCAACAGCCCCCTGCACATCATCGTGCAGTACAACCGGCCCATCAGCGACTTCCTCACCCTGCACTCCATCATCATCAGCCTGGTGGAGGCGGGCGCCCACACTGACATGACCAACAAGCAGAAGAAAACGCCGCTGGACAAGAGCACCACGGGCGTCTCCGAGATCCTCCTCAAGACTCAGATGAAGATGAGCCTCAAGTGCCTGGCCGCCCGCGCCGTGCGGCTCCATCACATCAGCTACAAAAACCAGATCCCCAAAACCCTGGAGGAGTTCGTGGAGTTCCACTGA
- the fem1b gene encoding protein fem-1 homolog B isoform X1 has protein sequence MESLAGYVYKAASEGRVLTLAALLLNHSDAETRYLLSHVTHHGGQRSTPLIIAARNGHAKVVRLLLEHYRVDTEQTGTVRFDGYVIDGATALWCAAGAGHFEVVRLLVMRHANVNHTTVTNSTPLRAACFDGRLDIVRYLVENNADIGIANKYDNTCLMIAAYKGHTDVVRFLLERGADPNAKAHCGATALHFAAEAGHLDIVKELVRCEAAMVVNGHGMTPLKVAAESCKADVVELLLSHSDCDRESRIEALELLGASFANDRENYDILKTYHYLYLAMLERYRDSANVIAKEVLPPIEAYGGRGECRTPRELEVIRQDRDALHMEGLIVRERILGSDNIDVSHPIIYRGAVYADSMEFEQCIRLWLHALQLRQKGSRNTHKDLLRFAQVFSQMIHLNEPVRAPDVEEVLRCSVVEIERSMARVQGSPEAELHTALDNYESNVFTFLYLVCISTKTQCSEEERARINKQIYNLIQLDPRSREGSSLLHLAINSNTPVDDFHTNDVCSFPSAQVTKLLLDCGAQVNAVDNEGNSPLHIIVQYNRPISDFLTLHSIIISLVEAGAHTDMTNKQKKTPLDKSTTGVSEILLKTQMKMSLKCLAARAVRLHHISYKNQIPKTLEEFVEFH, from the exons GGCGAGCGAGGGCCGGGTCCTGACGCTGGCCGCCCTCCTGCTCAATCACTCGGATGCCGAGACCCGCTACCTGCTGAGCCATGTCACGCACCACGGCGGGCAGAGATCCACTCCGCTCATCATAGCAGCGCGCAATGGCCATGCCAAAGTCGTGAGGCTGCTGCTTGAGCACTACCGAGTGGACACCGAGCAGACGGGCACCGTGCGCTTTGACGG CTATGTGATCGATGGTGCCACGGCGCTGTGGTGCGCCGCAGGGGCAGGGCACTTCGAGGTGGTGCGCTTGCTGGTGATGCGCCACGCCAACGTGAACCACACCACCGTGACCAACTCCACGCCCCTGCGCGCGGCCTGCTTCGACGGCCGGCTGGACATCGTGCGCTACCTGGTGGAGAACAACGCGGACATCGGCATCGCCAACAAGTACGACAACACCTGCCTGATGATCGCGGCCTACAAGGGCCACACGGACGTGGTGCGCTTCCTGCTGGAGCGCGGCGCCGACCCCAACGCCAAGGCGCACTGCGGGGCCACGGCCCTGCACTTCGCGGCCGAGGCCGGGCACCTGGACATCGTGAAGGAGCTGGTGCGCTGCGAGGCCGCCATGGTGGTCAACGGGCACGGGATGACGCCTCTGAAGGTGGCGGCCGAGAGCTGCAAAGCGGACGTGGTGGAGCTCCTGCTCTCGCACTCCGACTGCGACCGCGAGAGCCGGATCGAGGCCCTGGAGCTGCTGGGGGCCTCCTTCGCCAACGACCGCGAGAACTACGACATCCTCAAGACTTACCACTACCTGTACCTGGCCATGCTGGAGCGGTACCGGGACTCTGCCAACGTCATTGCCAAGGAGGTGCTGCCCCCCATCGAGGCGTACGGGGGGCGCGGCGAGTGCCGCACCCCGCGCGAGCTGGAGGTCATCCGGCAGGACCGTGATGCCTTGCACATGGAGGGGCTGATCGTGCGGGAGCGCATCCTGGGCTCCGACAACATCGACGTCTCGCACCCCATCATCTACCGCGGTGCCGTCTACGCGGACAGCATGGAGTTCGAGCAGTGCATCAGGCTGTGGCTGCACGCGCTGCAGCTGCGGCAGAAGGGCAGCCGCAACACCCACAAGGACCTGCTGCGCTTCGCCCAGGTCTTCTCGCAGATGATCCACCTGAACGAGCCCGTGCGGGCGCCCGACGTGGAGGAGGTGCTGCGCTGCAGCGTGGTGGAGATCGAGCGCAGCATGGCGCGCGTGCAGGGCTCCCCCGAGGCCGAGCTGCACACCGCCCTGGACAACTACGAGTCCAACGTCTTCACCTTCCTCTACCTGGTGTGCATCTCGACCAAGACGCAGTGCAGCGAGGAGGAGCGGGCGCGCATCAACAAGCAGATCTACAACCTGATCCAGCTGGACCCTCGCTCCCGGGAAGGCTCCTCCCTGCTGCACCTGGCCATCAACTCCAACACCCCCGTGGACGACTTCCACACCAACGACGTGTGCAGCTTCCCCAGCGCCCAGGTCACCAAGCTGCTGCtggactgcggcgcgcaggtcAACGCAGTGGACAACGAGGGCAACAGCCCCCTGCACATCATCGTGCAGTACAACCGGCCCATCAGCGACTTCCTCACCCTGCACTCCATCATCATCAGCCTGGTGGAGGCGGGCGCCCACACTGACATGACCAACAAGCAGAAGAAAACGCCGCTGGACAAGAGCACCACGGGCGTCTCCGAGATCCTCCTCAAGACTCAGATGAAGATGAGCCTCAAGTGCCTGGCCGCCCGCGCCGTGCGGCTCCATCACATCAGCTACAAAAACCAGATCCCCAAAACCCTGGAGGAGTTCGTGGAGTTCCACTGA